The window TGTCCAGAGAGCTAAAGTCACGCAACGAAGAGGGAAAGCAATCACCTCTCAGTCCCCATTAACTGGCCCAATCCTGGAAGCGGAAGCAGTCACTTGCAATCTTCCACACTGTGCTGGTAGCTGTAGCTTGTGCCGTCAGTAAGAAATTCTGGGTGAAGTAACGTTGCTTGTTGCCATCGAATTTTACTCTCCCACATGTCACTACAAGGACTGTTGTCTGGCTTTGAGTAGCTTGTTCTtcacaaagaaaatgaaagatgtaaaagaataaaaaaaagttatgcaCAATTTCCCATCACCTCAGCTGCTTATGTGAAATGCTAGAGGGTCTATTTAACTAATAATCATTTCTATACAAGTCACAGCTGCAGGTCTGTTAGCAAATAGTTGGAAGAGTATGTgtgttaaattgatttttatgTTGTATTGTTACTAACAAAAACACCTGTGGTAACTTGTTCATTAGCAAATGTTGCTTTTTAATGCTATTTTTAACTTGCACTGTTTATGTTACAATGCCATGTAGTTAGTTTAATATATTAAGAGTAACTGCTTCAGTGCATGAAAATATCAAGTTTATATCTGAGTAAGTGTTCTTAAAGAGGAAGTTTAATAAATTCTACTGTACAGTTTTAAGTAGTCACCCTCCCACTAcacccttttatttaaaaatagcccTACATTTCAGCCATCAGGTCTTTTCTTTACCTTGTTCTAAGAGCCACATCAATcaatatttattacatttgttGTTCACATTCtacaattattaaaaacaaacaaaccctgaatTATAAAATAACCTTACCATGAACAGGTTGGCAGTCTAACATATTAACCTGGAATTCACTAGATGGCAACATTTCAAAAAATTCTTTCAGTGCTTCTTGTCCAGACACTGCATTACCATTCCAAATTAATGTTGCTTTGTCCAGATAGAGTCTAGCCAATACCTAAAGGGATTATGAGAACACATTtggaaaaaatctattaaaaatcaAGCTACTTGTTGCCAATATGGGAAACACATTCATATGATCAGAAGAATTAAAACAGTATTGCACATATTAGATCCTCCTTCATACAAAACTGACTGAAGTGTCCTACTCAAACATTGGCTTCCATTAGCAACTACCGTCCTTGATCAAGAATTGAAACTACTACACGAAATGAATGCATGTTTCTTCGTAACTTATTTTGTTAAGTAACAATATGCCTTAATACTCAATAAAAACACTGATCGGGTTCTTCAGCTGTTTCCTGTAGGAGGAAGGGATGGAACTGAACCACTTCCCAGCATAGCCAAAGCCAAGTACATTGTCACCTCTCTACTGTAAGTATTCCCCATTAAGAAAAAGAACATAGAGAAGTGTAACCTGACTAAAATTAACATGCATATAAACAAGGGCCACTGGAAAGTTACAAAAGAACACAGCATAGCATGTTTGAGGAGGCAGGCCAGTGCTTGAGCTCTATAATACAAACCTTAAAGAAGGGTCTATGTTGACCTCTTGCTATCTCTATCACGCACACTCATCTAGACATCCATAAATACCACCACATTAAACAAGTgcatgaaaaagcattcagatcaGCACTTCTTCCACTGTAGTCCATGGAGCACTCCCTGATCATAAGATGCTGGAACCACTTTCTCTTCCTCAGTCATTTCTAGAGATACCCAAACTCAATTATAATGAAGGGACACTGCTAACTTAGAAGGTTAGGAGAAAGGAAACTTACTAATTCATGAGATCAGAGATGAGATATTCTGAAAAAGGGAACTAATACAACCAATTTTAACTGTAAATATTCAAATTTACTATGCACTGTAGCTGCCAAAGAAATATAGAGACAAACAGTATCATGGTTGTGAAGGGATCTATGAGACATGCTTTAGAAGCGCCtcacacaatgaaaaaaaattaagaatccctaatttaaaaagtattttgaagGATACTTCATAGAGCAGATCAGAAGACACACAGAGATCTGGACTCTGCTAGTAATGAGAATATGGGTGGTAGCTAACTCCCAGAAGCCTCAAAGTATATAGGAGGATCAGACTGACAATGGAAGTACACACAAGAGTGACAAGAGGATAAAAATTGAGTCTTGTTAGGAATCTACCTACCCTTCTTCTTTTATCCATCGTATCATAGTAAATGTTGACAAACTCTTCAGCAGCTCTACAAGTCTGATCCACATAAGTTTTAAAGTTCTAGAAATAACAATAAAACCCTCACAATTATGTAAGGCAACGTAAAACTGTTGGCTTGATAAAATTCTATGAGCAGTTTCTCCAGCAAGTAAATTAACATGTACAGTAACAAAATGAGATTCCAAAATGGACGCATCCTGTTACCCTATCACTGCTCTCCCCCAAAGAGCTAATGCTGAACTGTTTCCTATGGCATACACGACAGGGCTTTCAACCCCTGTGAATTCCAGGGACCCCCTTGCAGGCGGAGATCAGTTTGACTGTGGATCAAACGAGAATTGGCATGTTAGTTTTCTTAACATTCCAGTTAAGTTTCCCTGGACATTTCGCCCAATGACTCCCAGttacccctcccctgccccctccccaacaaTCTGTCATTTTCCGCCCCCAGGCGCATTTATACCCTGCAGATACGTGCAGACAGATCTCACCCCCTCCGCCCTGCCGCCTCTGAGTGCCGATTCCGGCAGCTCGGAAAACCTCGCTCAGAGGACCATGAAATCTGCCTAGTTCCGGAAATCCCAGGCGGGCAGGGCCGCGCGGCGGCTGGCCCCGGGGTCACCCCACAGGCAGTCCCCGGGCCCTGGTCCCCTCATGGAGGACGAGCTGCCCCCGCCCGGTTCTGGCCTCCTGCTCCAGGTCGCCCGCGGACTCACCACGGAGGCGGCCATACAGGCAGCGGAAGGGAAGCCCCGGCCCAGACCCGTCGCAGACGACAAGGCGGCGGCAGCTCCTCTCTGGACGCTGAGCCCTCGGCGATCAAAAGAAAGCGGATGTGTCCCACCCAACCAGCGTCCCCCTTCCGGTCACACTATGGTCCCTTACACAACTCCTTCCGGTGAGCAACACGCATCTGCGCCGCGGGCCTCCACAGCTAGGGTGGGGGCCAACCGCCGCGCATGCGTCGTGAGTCCGGTGATGGGGGGCACTGGTCAGGGCTTCGGGTGCAGGTGGCGGGACCGGGGcgcgggggaggagaggggcgGGGTAGGCAGCCCTGGCACGCTCCCGGGagccttcctcccccttcccagcccgcGGCGCTTGGCGTCGGGCGAGGCGCTGCCACCCGCGCCCCCAGAGGACAGTCAGGGCCAGATGGACATCGCGCCCCTGCCTTCAGCGGCGCCAGGTCCATCTACCCCGCCCGAGGATCCGGTTCCCCCTGTCTCTGCGCGGCGTGCGGCTCTGTGCACGCACATATAGCACAGCGCAGAACTGGGCGCGGCGTCCGGGAGTTGCGCAGCGTTAATGCAGAGGCTGCTGCAAACAGCCGGGCGAGAGAAAGATGCTGAAGCATTGAAGCAGCCG of the Dermochelys coriacea isolate rDerCor1 chromosome 9, rDerCor1.pri.v4, whole genome shotgun sequence genome contains:
- the NXT2 gene encoding NTF2-related export protein 2 encodes the protein MAASVNFKTYVDQTCRAAEEFVNIYYDTMDKRRRVLARLYLDKATLIWNGNAVSGQEALKEFFEMLPSSEFQVNMLDCQPVHEQATQSQTTVLVVTCGRVKFDGNKQRYFTQNFLLTAQATATSTVWKIASDCFRFQDWAS